From Meiothermus sp., a single genomic window includes:
- a CDS encoding Lon protease family protein, which produces MLEPKALQTNLLPVASLRKTCDVGRFDFHTTAELKPLLEFPGQTRAIQAVQFGLKMPHEGYNLFALGPMGVGKLSLVRYFTQAQAQQEPSAPDWAYVHNFLEPHKPQALRLPAGRGAELKERMERLVEELRVAIPAAFESEDYRTRRQIIDEELKQKQQASFDALQAEANQQGIAIIRTPMGMGLAPVREREILTPEAFEQLPEEEQKRIREAMEALHQKLQAILQQAPQWESERRQKIRELNREVTRHAIAHLLNGVREPYHDLAEVQSYLEVVEQDLIENAGQFLANPSDSENPLEAALGKMLADSRSLDRYRVNLLVDQTGQQGAPVVEEDHPSLANLLGRIEYRAQLGNLVTDFTLIRPGALHRANGGYLILDARRVLLQPYAWEELKRALRAKEIQIRSVSDVLGLSSTMTLQPAPIPLRVKVILLGDRLLYYLLSAYDPDFLELFKVAADFEETLERTPEGEAAYARLIASLAQREQLRPLDKEAVARVIEHGSRLAADAHKVSAALEALLDLLREADFWAARAQHEVMTAQDIEQAIAQQVYRASRARERLQEAVRRGTLLVDTSGARVGQINGLSVLNLGGYSFGHPTRITARVRLGKGEVVDIEREVELGGPLHSKGVLILAGFLGERYARERPLSLSASLVFEQSYSGVEGDSASMAELCAILSALAQVPIRQGIAITGSVNQHGQAQPIGGVNEKIEGFFEVCRDAGLNGEQGVIIPRSNVQHLMLRPEVVEAVAKGQFRVWAVDTVDEALSILTGLEAGERGADGRFPEGSLNAKVEAQLIAFAEQVRAFAAPPAGGNP; this is translated from the coding sequence ATGCTTGAACCGAAAGCCCTCCAGACCAACCTGTTGCCGGTGGCATCGCTCCGCAAGACCTGCGATGTGGGCCGGTTCGACTTTCATACCACGGCGGAGCTAAAGCCCCTGCTCGAGTTCCCCGGACAGACACGGGCCATCCAGGCGGTGCAGTTTGGCCTGAAAATGCCCCACGAGGGCTACAACCTGTTCGCCCTGGGGCCGATGGGGGTGGGCAAGCTGAGCCTGGTGCGGTACTTCACCCAGGCGCAGGCCCAGCAAGAGCCCTCCGCCCCGGACTGGGCGTATGTGCACAACTTCCTCGAGCCCCACAAACCCCAGGCCCTGCGGCTGCCTGCCGGGCGCGGGGCGGAACTCAAGGAACGCATGGAGCGGCTGGTGGAGGAGCTGCGGGTGGCCATCCCGGCGGCCTTCGAGAGCGAGGACTACCGCACCCGGCGGCAGATCATAGACGAGGAACTCAAGCAAAAGCAGCAGGCCAGCTTTGATGCCCTCCAGGCCGAAGCCAACCAGCAGGGCATCGCCATCATCCGCACCCCCATGGGCATGGGGCTGGCCCCGGTGCGCGAGCGTGAGATCCTCACCCCCGAGGCCTTTGAGCAACTCCCCGAGGAGGAGCAAAAGCGCATCCGGGAGGCCATGGAGGCCCTGCACCAGAAATTGCAGGCCATCCTGCAGCAGGCCCCGCAGTGGGAGAGCGAGCGACGCCAGAAAATCCGCGAACTCAACCGCGAGGTGACCCGCCACGCCATTGCCCACCTGCTGAACGGGGTGCGTGAACCCTACCACGACCTGGCCGAGGTGCAGAGCTATCTGGAGGTGGTGGAGCAGGATCTGATTGAAAACGCCGGGCAGTTCCTGGCGAACCCCAGCGATTCGGAGAACCCTCTAGAGGCGGCCCTGGGCAAGATGCTGGCCGACAGCCGCAGCCTCGACCGTTACCGGGTGAACCTGCTGGTGGATCAGACCGGCCAGCAAGGGGCCCCGGTGGTGGAGGAAGACCACCCCTCGCTGGCCAACCTGCTGGGCCGCATCGAGTACCGGGCCCAGCTTGGTAACCTGGTCACCGACTTCACCCTGATTCGCCCAGGCGCCCTACACCGCGCCAACGGGGGCTACTTGATTCTGGATGCCCGGCGGGTGCTGTTGCAGCCTTATGCCTGGGAGGAACTCAAACGGGCTTTGCGGGCCAAAGAGATCCAGATTCGCTCGGTGAGCGACGTGCTGGGCCTGAGCAGCACCATGACCCTGCAACCCGCCCCCATCCCCCTGCGGGTGAAGGTAATTCTGCTGGGCGACCGGCTCTTGTACTACCTGCTCTCGGCCTACGACCCCGATTTTTTGGAGCTTTTCAAGGTGGCTGCCGACTTCGAGGAGACTCTGGAGCGCACCCCCGAGGGAGAGGCGGCCTATGCCCGCCTGATTGCCTCGCTAGCCCAGCGCGAGCAGCTACGGCCCCTGGACAAAGAGGCGGTCGCACGGGTGATCGAGCACGGTTCACGCCTGGCTGCCGATGCCCACAAAGTCTCGGCGGCCCTCGAGGCCCTCCTCGACCTGTTGCGCGAGGCCGACTTCTGGGCAGCCCGGGCCCAGCACGAGGTCATGACCGCCCAGGACATCGAGCAGGCCATCGCCCAGCAGGTCTACCGGGCCAGCCGTGCCCGGGAGCGCTTGCAGGAGGCGGTGCGGCGGGGCACCCTGCTGGTGGACACCAGCGGGGCCCGGGTGGGGCAGATCAACGGCCTCTCGGTGCTGAACCTGGGGGGCTACAGCTTTGGCCACCCCACCCGCATCACCGCCCGGGTGCGGCTGGGCAAGGGCGAGGTGGTGGACATCGAACGCGAGGTGGAGCTCGGCGGCCCCCTGCACTCCAAGGGGGTGCTGATCCTGGCCGGGTTCCTGGGCGAACGCTACGCCCGCGAGCGGCCCCTCTCGCTCTCGGCCAGCCTGGTCTTCGAGCAGTCCTACAGTGGCGTGGAGGGCGACAGCGCCTCCATGGCCGAGCTGTGTGCAATTCTCTCGGCCCTGGCCCAGGTGCCCATCCGCCAGGGCATCGCCATCACCGGCTCGGTCAACCAGCACGGCCAGGCCCAGCCCATTGGCGGGGTCAACGAGAAAATCGAGGGCTTCTTCGAGGTCTGCCGCGACGCGGGCCTGAACGGGGAGCAGGGGGTCATCATCCCCCGCTCGAACGTACAGCACCTGATGCTGCGTCCTGAGGTGGTGGAGGCGGTGGCGAAGGGGCAGTTCCGGGTCTGGGCGGTGGACACGGTAGACGAAGCCCTGAGCATTCTGACCGGCCTCGAGGCCGGAGAGCGGGGCGCCGATGGGCGCTTCCCCGAGGGCAGCCTGAACGCCAAAGTGGAGGCCCAGCTGATAGCCTTTGCCGAGCAGGTGCGGGCCTTTGCCGCCCCGCCCGCAGGAGGGAACCCATGA
- the polX gene encoding DNA polymerase/3'-5' exonuclease PolX, with protein sequence MKNAEIAKQFQEMAEMLSFLGENPFRVRAYTQAARTLADLEAPIEAVAAQGTEALEALPGIGPDLAAKIQEYLHTGAIAAHTKLARQVPPGVLEVLRVPGVGPKTARLLWDRLGVDSLQKLQAVLESKQVLGLPGFGEKKRQRLLENLALAEAATRRRPLGAVLGQARALLLQVRAQPGVVQAEICGSLRRYRETVGDLDFLIATEKPAEVLAALVRLPGIADVEAVGENRATVFLREGLQVDFKTVPPEAWGSGLQYLTGSKAHSIKLRTLAQKQGLKLNEYGVWRGEARVAGEDEAGVYRALGLPWIPPPLREDSGEIEAAQAGRLPRLVQLEEIQGDLQVHSRWSDGKASLLELAQAAGKLGYAYLAVTDHSQSLKVAHGVPLHRVQARLREIRKVNEQTGGKPYLLAGAEVEILPDGSLDYPEEVLRGLEVVLVAVHSHFNLSPAQQTRRLLRALEHPAVHILAHPTARLLGQRKGLEADWEKVFQKAKALGKALEINGHYDRMDLPDTLARQAGGLGLLFSLSTDTHQLDHLRFMELAVGTAQRAWLGPQQILNTRSLAALLEWLRAVRG encoded by the coding sequence ATGAAAAACGCCGAGATTGCCAAGCAGTTCCAGGAAATGGCCGAGATGCTCTCTTTCCTGGGCGAGAACCCCTTCCGGGTGCGGGCCTACACCCAGGCCGCCCGCACCCTGGCCGACCTCGAGGCCCCCATCGAGGCGGTGGCGGCCCAGGGAACCGAAGCCCTGGAGGCCCTCCCCGGCATAGGCCCCGACCTGGCCGCCAAAATTCAGGAATATCTGCACACTGGCGCTATTGCGGCTCATACCAAGCTGGCCCGCCAGGTGCCCCCGGGGGTGCTAGAGGTACTGCGGGTGCCGGGGGTGGGGCCCAAGACCGCCAGGCTGCTGTGGGACAGGCTGGGGGTGGACTCGCTGCAAAAACTCCAGGCCGTGCTGGAGTCTAAGCAAGTACTGGGCTTGCCCGGCTTTGGCGAGAAGAAACGCCAGCGCTTGTTAGAAAATCTGGCCTTGGCCGAGGCTGCTACCCGGCGCCGACCGCTGGGCGCGGTGCTGGGGCAGGCCCGGGCCTTGCTCCTTCAGGTGCGGGCCCAGCCGGGGGTGGTGCAGGCCGAGATCTGCGGCTCGCTCCGGCGCTACCGCGAGACGGTGGGCGACCTGGATTTTCTGATTGCCACCGAAAAGCCTGCCGAGGTACTGGCGGCCCTGGTGCGGTTGCCGGGCATTGCCGATGTGGAGGCGGTGGGGGAGAACCGGGCCACGGTCTTTTTGCGGGAAGGCTTGCAGGTGGACTTCAAGACCGTGCCCCCGGAAGCCTGGGGCAGCGGCTTGCAGTATCTGACCGGCTCCAAGGCCCACAGCATCAAGCTGCGCACCCTGGCCCAAAAGCAGGGCCTCAAGCTCAACGAGTACGGGGTCTGGCGGGGGGAGGCCCGTGTGGCTGGCGAGGACGAGGCCGGGGTCTACCGGGCCCTGGGCCTGCCCTGGATTCCGCCCCCTTTGCGGGAGGACAGCGGCGAGATTGAGGCCGCCCAGGCCGGACGGCTGCCCCGGCTGGTGCAGCTCGAGGAGATTCAGGGCGACCTCCAGGTGCACTCCCGGTGGTCCGACGGCAAGGCCAGTTTGCTCGAGCTGGCCCAGGCCGCCGGGAAGCTGGGCTATGCGTACCTGGCCGTCACCGACCACTCCCAGAGCCTCAAGGTAGCCCACGGGGTGCCGCTTCACCGGGTGCAGGCCCGGTTGCGGGAAATCCGCAAGGTCAACGAACAAACCGGTGGCAAGCCCTACCTCTTAGCCGGAGCCGAGGTGGAAATTCTGCCCGATGGCTCGCTGGACTACCCCGAGGAAGTGCTGCGGGGGCTCGAGGTGGTGCTGGTAGCGGTGCACTCCCACTTCAATCTGAGCCCGGCCCAGCAAACCCGCCGCCTCTTGCGGGCGCTGGAACACCCCGCAGTGCACATCCTGGCCCACCCCACTGCCCGCCTGCTGGGCCAGCGCAAGGGCTTGGAGGCCGACTGGGAGAAGGTATTCCAGAAGGCCAAGGCGCTGGGGAAAGCCCTCGAGATCAACGGCCACTACGACCGCATGGACTTGCCCGACACCCTGGCCCGGCAGGCTGGGGGCCTGGGCCTGCTTTTTTCTCTTTCCACCGATACCCACCAGCTCGACCACCTGCGCTTCATGGAGCTGGCCGTGGGTACCGCCCAACGGGCCTGGCTGGGGCCCCAGCAGATTCTCAACACCCGCTCCCTGGCGGCCCTGCTGGAATGGCTCCGGGCCGTGCGGGGGTAA
- a CDS encoding CapA family protein: MVSLCLTGDLMLGRLVNEALLRYGASYPFGNVLAVFHQAHLRVVNLECVISDRGRPFSRWEKVFHFRAHPRALEALKLARIDCVVLANNHVLDYEEEAFLQMLELLEEAQISYVGAGRNLAEARRPVLLSAGACKVGVVAFTDNEPGWKAGPHTPGIHYLPVAPESLSVLREQISQARAQGADWVVVSAHWGPNMRLYPPPHFRAFAHALIEAGADVFHGHSAHVFQGLEVYRGRPILYDCGEFVDDYAVDPVLRNDWGLLYRVGLDKHLREVELIPLFIENCQVNLATGPTWEAIAKRVQRLSAELDTPVLREGERLWVVC, encoded by the coding sequence ATGGTTTCCCTTTGCCTGACCGGCGACCTGATGCTGGGCCGCCTGGTGAACGAGGCCCTCTTGCGCTACGGGGCGTCCTATCCCTTTGGCAATGTGCTGGCGGTGTTTCACCAGGCCCACCTGCGGGTGGTGAACCTCGAGTGCGTCATCTCTGACCGGGGCCGGCCCTTTAGTCGCTGGGAAAAGGTCTTTCACTTCCGCGCCCATCCCCGCGCCCTCGAGGCGCTCAAGTTGGCCCGCATAGACTGCGTGGTGCTGGCCAACAACCACGTGCTGGACTACGAAGAGGAGGCCTTCTTGCAGATGCTGGAGCTGCTCGAGGAAGCTCAGATCTCCTATGTGGGGGCCGGGCGCAACCTGGCCGAGGCCCGCCGCCCGGTGCTCCTATCCGCAGGGGCCTGCAAGGTGGGGGTGGTGGCCTTTACCGACAACGAGCCGGGCTGGAAAGCGGGCCCCCACACTCCCGGCATCCACTACCTGCCGGTAGCCCCAGAATCGCTCTCGGTGCTGCGCGAACAGATCAGCCAGGCCCGGGCCCAGGGGGCCGACTGGGTGGTGGTCTCGGCCCACTGGGGGCCCAACATGCGTCTCTACCCCCCGCCCCACTTTCGCGCTTTTGCCCATGCGCTCATAGAAGCCGGAGCCGACGTGTTCCACGGGCATAGCGCCCATGTGTTCCAGGGCCTCGAGGTCTACCGGGGCAGGCCCATCCTCTACGACTGCGGCGAGTTCGTGGACGACTATGCGGTAGACCCAGTGCTGCGCAACGACTGGGGCCTGTTGTACCGGGTTGGGCTCGACAAACACCTTCGGGAAGTGGAGCTGATACCCCTCTTCATCGAAAACTGCCAGGTCAACCTGGCTACGGGCCCCACCTGGGAGGCCATCGCAAAACGGGTGCAGAGGCTCTCGGCAGAACTGGATACCCCCGTTTTGCGCGAGGGGGAGCGGCTCTGGGTGGTTTGTTGA
- the mgtA gene encoding magnesium-translocating P-type ATPase, giving the protein MDPHVRLPSASVPYWAEEIRTLWIRLDSQPAGLDPTEARRRLQQGGPNTLQTRRRTTALAVLLAQFKSPLVLMLVFAASVSALVQEWVDAFIVLLIVLGSALLSFVQEYSASRAVEKLLARVQVRVSVLRGGQTQQIPAEEVVPGDVVLLSAGNLIPADGRVLEAKDFFVSQAALTGETFPVEKRPGVVPPQASLSERTNCVFMGTSVRSGTASVLVVETGVNTAFGQVADRLALRPPETDFERGIRQFGFLLTQVMLLMVLLVFTVNVFGEKPPVDSLLFAIALAVGLTPELLPAIVGVNLAKGAQRMAHHGVIVRRLSAIENLGSMDVLCTDKTGTLTEGVVQLDGALDARGQPSPQALRHAFWNAYFQTGLANPLDQAIVEAASQAGLDASDVQKVDEIPYDFSRKRLSVVVEQAGARLLVTKGALEPLLEVCTDLQDEGPARPLDDADLERLEALYSHYSEQGYRVLGLAYKPVSTQQAVFTRDDEQGLTFLGFLLFFDPPKAGVQDTLAHLARLGVDLKIITGDNRKVAAHLAVQVGMEVRGLLTGRELATLPDEALWHQAERCNLFVEVDPSQKERLILALQKTGHVVGYMGDGINDAPALHTADVGISVDQAVDVAKEAADLVLLESDLDVLREGIEEGRRTFANTLKYIFTTTSANFGNMFSMAGASAFLPFLPLLAKQILLNNFLSDLPAVGLATDNVDREWLEKPHRLEMRFIRNFMVVFGLISSVFDYLTFGLLLWVFRASPEQFRTGWFMESLLTELLVALVVRTRRPFFQSRPGRLLLWSTLLLTVLAVLIPYLPFSDAFGFVPLPYPLLLGLLGLTLLYVLLVEWVKGVFYHGQKLAEIM; this is encoded by the coding sequence ATGGATCCACATGTGCGCCTTCCGTCAGCCTCAGTTCCTTACTGGGCAGAGGAGATACGGACGCTTTGGATCCGGCTGGACAGCCAGCCAGCAGGGCTCGACCCTACCGAAGCCCGCCGCCGTTTGCAACAGGGGGGCCCCAACACCCTGCAAACCCGGCGGCGCACCACGGCCCTGGCGGTTTTGCTGGCCCAGTTCAAAAGCCCCCTGGTGCTGATGCTAGTTTTTGCAGCCTCTGTCTCGGCGCTGGTGCAGGAGTGGGTCGATGCCTTCATTGTGCTCCTGATTGTGCTGGGTAGTGCCCTGCTCTCCTTTGTGCAGGAGTACAGCGCCAGTCGGGCGGTGGAGAAGCTCCTGGCCAGAGTCCAGGTTCGGGTTTCGGTGCTGCGCGGGGGCCAGACCCAGCAAATTCCCGCCGAGGAGGTGGTGCCTGGCGATGTGGTGCTGCTTTCGGCGGGCAACCTGATTCCCGCCGATGGCCGGGTGCTGGAGGCCAAAGACTTCTTCGTCAGCCAGGCGGCCCTCACCGGAGAGACCTTTCCGGTGGAGAAGCGCCCCGGAGTGGTGCCACCGCAAGCCAGCCTGAGCGAGCGCACCAACTGCGTTTTTATGGGCACCAGCGTGCGTAGCGGTACGGCCAGCGTGCTGGTGGTCGAGACCGGGGTCAACACCGCGTTTGGGCAGGTTGCCGATCGGCTCGCCCTGCGCCCCCCCGAGACCGACTTCGAGCGGGGCATCCGGCAGTTTGGCTTTTTGCTGACCCAGGTGATGTTGCTGATGGTGCTATTGGTGTTTACAGTCAATGTATTTGGCGAAAAGCCCCCCGTAGACTCGCTGCTTTTTGCCATTGCGCTGGCGGTAGGCCTGACTCCCGAGTTGCTGCCGGCCATCGTGGGGGTGAACCTGGCCAAGGGGGCCCAGCGCATGGCCCACCACGGGGTGATTGTGCGCCGCCTGAGCGCCATCGAGAACCTGGGCAGCATGGATGTGCTCTGCACCGACAAAACCGGTACCCTGACCGAAGGGGTGGTTCAGTTGGACGGTGCGCTGGACGCCAGGGGCCAGCCCTCTCCCCAAGCCCTGCGCCATGCCTTCTGGAACGCTTATTTCCAGACCGGGCTCGCCAACCCGCTCGACCAGGCCATCGTGGAGGCCGCCTCCCAGGCGGGCCTGGACGCATCTGATGTGCAAAAAGTGGACGAGATTCCCTACGACTTCAGCCGCAAGCGCCTGAGTGTGGTGGTGGAGCAGGCCGGGGCGCGGCTTCTGGTGACCAAAGGGGCCCTGGAGCCACTCCTCGAGGTCTGCACCGACCTCCAGGACGAGGGCCCGGCCCGGCCTCTGGACGACGCCGACCTCGAGCGCCTCGAGGCGCTCTACAGCCATTACAGCGAGCAGGGCTACCGGGTGCTGGGGTTGGCCTATAAGCCGGTCTCTACCCAGCAGGCGGTCTTCACCCGCGACGACGAACAGGGCCTTACCTTCCTGGGGTTCTTGCTGTTCTTCGACCCCCCCAAGGCCGGTGTGCAGGACACCCTGGCCCATCTGGCCCGCCTGGGCGTGGATCTCAAGATCATCACCGGGGACAACCGCAAGGTAGCGGCCCACCTGGCCGTGCAGGTGGGGATGGAGGTGCGGGGGCTGCTCACCGGGCGGGAACTCGCCACCCTCCCCGATGAAGCCCTATGGCACCAGGCCGAGCGTTGCAACCTGTTTGTGGAGGTGGATCCCAGCCAGAAGGAACGCCTGATTCTGGCCCTGCAAAAGACTGGGCACGTGGTGGGCTACATGGGTGATGGCATCAACGATGCCCCGGCCCTGCACACTGCCGATGTGGGCATCTCGGTGGATCAGGCGGTAGATGTGGCCAAGGAAGCCGCCGACCTGGTGCTGCTCGAGTCCGACCTAGATGTTCTGCGTGAAGGCATCGAGGAAGGGCGCAGAACCTTCGCCAACACCCTCAAATACATCTTCACCACCACCAGCGCCAACTTCGGCAACATGTTCAGTATGGCCGGTGCCTCGGCTTTTTTGCCCTTCTTGCCACTCTTGGCCAAACAAATCCTGCTCAACAACTTTCTTTCCGACCTGCCGGCGGTGGGGCTTGCCACCGATAACGTAGACCGCGAATGGCTGGAAAAACCCCACCGCCTGGAGATGCGCTTCATCCGCAATTTTATGGTGGTGTTTGGCCTGATCAGCTCGGTCTTCGACTATCTGACCTTCGGCTTGCTGCTATGGGTTTTTCGTGCGAGTCCCGAGCAGTTTCGCACCGGCTGGTTCATGGAATCGTTGCTCACCGAGCTGCTGGTGGCGCTGGTGGTGCGCACCCGCCGTCCCTTCTTCCAGAGCCGACCCGGCCGCCTGTTGCTCTGGTCCACCCTGCTGCTGACCGTGCTGGCCGTGCTGATTCCCTATCTCCCTTTTAGCGATGCTTTTGGTTTCGTACCCTTGCCCTACCCCCTACTGCTGGGGCTCCTGGGCCTAACCTTGCTCTACGTCTTGCTGGTGGAGTGGGTCAAGGGCGTTTTCTACCACGGCCAGAAGTTAGCCGAGATAATGTAG
- a CDS encoding inorganic diphosphatase, with protein MANLKNLPVGKKAPEIVHMVIEVPRGSSNKYEYDPDLEAVKLDRVLPTAQFYPGDYGFIPSTLAEDGDPLDGIILSTYPLLPGVVVDVRIIGMVDMQDEKGGDAKIIGVVAEDPRFDHIQDLGDLPTAHKQEIQNFFETYKALEAHKGKWVKVAGWKDKAGAVAEVQACIERFREVKDR; from the coding sequence ATGGCGAACCTCAAGAACCTGCCGGTTGGCAAAAAAGCCCCCGAAATTGTCCATATGGTGATCGAAGTGCCGCGCGGCTCTTCCAACAAGTACGAGTACGACCCCGACCTCGAGGCCGTCAAGCTCGACCGGGTGCTCCCCACGGCCCAGTTCTATCCCGGCGACTATGGCTTCATCCCCTCCACCCTGGCCGAGGACGGCGACCCCCTGGACGGCATCATCCTCTCCACCTACCCGCTATTGCCGGGGGTGGTGGTGGATGTGCGGATTATTGGCATGGTGGACATGCAGGACGAAAAGGGCGGCGACGCCAAGATTATCGGGGTGGTGGCCGAAGACCCGCGCTTCGACCACATTCAAGACCTCGGCGACCTACCCACCGCCCACAAACAGGAAATCCAGAACTTCTTCGAGACCTATAAGGCTCTGGAGGCTCACAAAGGCAAGTGGGTCAAGGTGGCGGGTTGGAAGGACAAAGCCGGTGCAGTGGCCGAGGTGCAGGCCTGCATCGAGCGGTTCAGGGAGGTCAAAGACCGCTAG
- a CDS encoding TetR/AcrR family transcriptional regulator, whose amino-acid sequence MYLLAAFDERDSTRTALMRSGLELLAEKGYKGATTREIAARAGVSEVTLFRHFGNKEALLQEAVQKLHPPVERVLPRPTGSLEADLLFLTEHYVQMLEANQGLLVRLLPELARHPELRGPAGPAGFNRAISSVLEYLGGLQKAGLLRSDESPFQAAIALLGPLFARGLLLGAMGIHPPFDLQAHVRGFLEGRQRGQR is encoded by the coding sequence ATGTACTTACTTGCAGCCTTCGACGAAAGGGACTCCACCCGAACCGCCCTGATGCGCTCGGGGCTGGAACTCCTGGCCGAGAAGGGCTACAAAGGCGCCACCACCCGCGAAATCGCGGCCAGGGCGGGGGTCTCCGAGGTCACGCTGTTTCGGCACTTTGGCAACAAAGAAGCGCTCTTGCAAGAAGCCGTACAGAAGCTCCACCCTCCGGTGGAGCGGGTACTGCCCCGGCCTACGGGCAGCCTCGAGGCCGACCTGCTTTTTCTGACCGAACACTACGTCCAGATGCTCGAGGCCAACCAAGGCCTCTTGGTGCGGCTCTTGCCCGAGCTGGCCCGCCACCCGGAGTTGCGCGGCCCGGCGGGGCCTGCGGGCTTCAACCGGGCCATCTCCAGCGTGTTGGAGTACCTCGGCGGGTTGCAAAAAGCAGGCTTGCTGCGCTCGGATGAATCTCCTTTTCAGGCCGCCATCGCTCTTTTGGGCCCGCTTTTTGCCCGGGGGCTGCTGCTCGGGGCGATGGGGATTCATCCCCCGTTCGATTTGCAGGCCCACGTGCGGGGTTTTCTAGAGGGGAGGCAACGTGGTCAGCGTTGA
- the ccmA gene encoding heme ABC exporter ATP-binding protein CcmA has translation MVSVEQVSRRFGQLLALDKVSLQVRPGEVFGLLGPNGSGKTTLIRILSGVLLPSAGGAQVAGLDVRRQPEQVKAAIGYATQEASVYRDLTVRENLEFRARLYLETRNVPQAVEETIQRFGLQDFAHQLAGALSGGWRQRLAIAQAVVHRPQVVFLDEPTTGLDPVSRRTIWDLIHQEAARGAVVLVTTHYMDEAERCHRLALLFGGQVIAQGTPLELVQQALQQARVAYCETPLPLEQLRALPGVLDGWPSGNGVRLILEQKAHPNLPLQTVHPNLEDVFIILTRSKGGTA, from the coding sequence GTGGTCAGCGTTGAGCAGGTCTCGAGGCGGTTTGGCCAGCTACTGGCCCTGGACAAGGTGAGCTTGCAGGTTCGCCCCGGTGAGGTGTTCGGCCTCTTGGGGCCCAACGGTTCGGGCAAAACCACCCTCATCCGCATTCTGAGCGGGGTGTTGCTGCCCAGTGCAGGGGGGGCCCAGGTAGCGGGGTTGGACGTGCGCCGCCAGCCCGAGCAGGTCAAGGCAGCCATCGGCTACGCCACCCAGGAGGCCAGCGTCTACCGCGACCTCACGGTGCGCGAAAACCTGGAATTCCGCGCCCGGCTCTATCTGGAAACCCGCAACGTGCCCCAGGCCGTCGAAGAAACCATCCAGCGCTTTGGCTTGCAGGACTTTGCCCACCAACTCGCCGGGGCCCTCTCGGGAGGTTGGCGGCAACGGCTGGCCATCGCCCAGGCCGTGGTACACCGGCCCCAGGTGGTGTTTCTGGACGAGCCCACCACCGGCCTCGACCCGGTCTCGCGCCGCACCATCTGGGACTTGATCCATCAGGAAGCCGCCCGCGGCGCGGTGGTGCTGGTCACCACCCATTACATGGACGAGGCCGAGCGCTGCCACCGGCTGGCGCTGCTCTTTGGCGGCCAGGTGATTGCCCAGGGAACCCCCCTCGAGCTGGTGCAGCAGGCCTTGCAACAGGCCCGGGTAGCCTACTGCGAGACCCCCTTGCCGCTGGAGCAGCTCCGCGCCCTGCCCGGCGTGCTGGACGGCTGGCCCAGCGGCAATGGGGTGCGGCTAATCCTGGAACAAAAGGCCCACCCCAACCTCCCCCTCCAGACCGTGCACCCCAACCTGGAAGATGTCTTCATCATCCTGACCCGCTCCAAGGGAGGTACCGCGTGA
- a CDS encoding ABC transporter permease, translating to MNRIVALAQKEFTQIRRDHVLSRLIVGLPIVMTLLFGYAINFTLSGIRLSLYDGSQDRISQYLLQELQKENRFTLSHTAQSPEQVPEAIQQGKARVGLIIPPGALQAVRQDKAVVLEVYVDGSDPNFAFQTQAALRKVLGDVNSRLLAGKVLAGTATTPPLTPTLHILFNPDNKTAWFMIPGIIGLIMTIFTVLLTALSIVRENESRTMEALIASPIKPYEVVLGKVLPYFVIATLVSLGVLSIGHFVFGVPVRGSVLLLFGLIVLFVLGSLGVGVLISTLARTQIQAVFGTFAYILPTIFLSGFVFPVDGMPLFFKALSTVIPARYLIDGTRGVMLRGAGLETLWIDLVALIVFSVAVLGLASLRFGKRLAA from the coding sequence GTGAACCGCATTGTGGCCCTGGCCCAGAAGGAGTTCACCCAGATCCGGCGCGACCACGTGCTCTCGAGGCTGATTGTGGGCCTGCCCATCGTTATGACCCTGCTGTTCGGCTACGCCATCAACTTCACCCTCTCGGGCATCCGGCTCTCGCTCTACGACGGCTCACAAGACCGCATCAGCCAGTACCTGCTGCAAGAGCTGCAAAAGGAAAACCGCTTTACCCTCAGCCACACCGCGCAAAGCCCCGAACAGGTTCCCGAGGCCATCCAGCAGGGCAAGGCCCGGGTGGGGCTCATCATTCCGCCGGGCGCTTTGCAGGCCGTGCGGCAGGATAAGGCGGTGGTGCTCGAGGTCTATGTGGATGGCTCCGACCCCAACTTTGCTTTTCAGACCCAGGCCGCTTTGCGCAAGGTGCTGGGCGATGTGAACAGCCGGTTGCTGGCCGGCAAGGTACTGGCCGGAACCGCCACCACCCCCCCTCTTACCCCCACCCTGCACATCCTCTTCAACCCCGACAACAAGACCGCCTGGTTCATGATCCCCGGCATCATCGGCCTGATCATGACCATTTTTACCGTGCTGCTCACGGCCCTTTCGATTGTGCGCGAAAACGAGAGCCGCACCATGGAGGCCCTGATTGCCAGCCCCATCAAGCCCTACGAGGTGGTGCTGGGGAAGGTGCTGCCCTATTTTGTGATAGCCACCCTGGTGAGCCTGGGGGTGCTCTCGATTGGCCACTTTGTGTTTGGCGTGCCGGTGCGCGGCAGCGTTTTGCTGTTGTTTGGGCTCATTGTGCTCTTTGTGCTGGGCTCGCTGGGGGTGGGGGTGCTGATTTCCACCCTGGCCCGTACCCAGATTCAGGCGGTGTTTGGCACCTTCGCCTATATTCTGCCCACCATCTTTTTGTCGGGGTTTGTGTTCCCGGTAGACGGCATGCCCCTCTTCTTCAAGGCCTTGTCGACGGTCATCCCGGCCCGCTATCTGATCGACGGTACGCGCGGGGTGATGCTGCGGGGAGCGGGCCTCGAGACCCTCTGGATTGACCTGGTGGCCCTCATCGTTTTTAGTGTGGCGGTGCTAGGCTTGGCCAGCCTGCGCTTTGGCAAACGACTGGCGGCTTAG